The genomic interval ATCTGAAACGGTCAAGGGAATTAAGGAATAGATGGCTCAAAGAGAGATTGGGTCTTTATAAGACAACCCCCCATTACTCCAACACCCCATTGCCTTGCATCTGGATACATGCGGTTTCTGTCGGAGAGGTAATAGCATCAACTCCCTTAATCAAGAAGATAAAAGAAAAATATACTGATGCAGATATTATCATTTCTACTGTTACTGATACAGGACAGAAAGTTGCACAGGAAAGAATTGGGAATATAGCAAAGGTTATTTATGTGCCATTTGATATACCATTTGCCATAAACATGGCAGTTAAAAAAATCAAACCGTCTATCTTTATTATTGTGGAAACAGAATTATGGCCTAATATTATCAGGATTATGCGCAGAAACAGTATCCCTGTATTATTAATGAACGGAAGAATATCAGAAAAATCATTTAACAGGTATAAGATATTTAGATTTTTTATGCAAGATGTTTTGAATAATATAAATATTCTTTGCATGCAGAATGAATTATATGCAGAAAGGATGAGAGAATTAGGCGCAGATCCCAATAAAATCAAAACAATTGGCAATTTTAAGTTCGACACAAGACCGTCTTCTGCTGTCCCTGAATGGACAGGGATATTCAGAAGACAGAAGACAGAAGACAGAGAACAGACAAATGAAAGGGGATTTACAATAATTTCAGGAAGCACACACAGGACAGAAGAGGATTTAATTCTTAATGCATATATGAAATTAAGAACTGATTTCCCGAGGCTCAATCTCATTATTGCTCCGAGACATCCTGAGAGATTCAGAGAGGTAGAAGAACTACTGAAAAAGAAAGGTCTTGAGTATGTGAAGAGGTCGGAATTACATAACTCATGGTTTGCGGAGTCCTCAGAGAGTCACAGGGTTTCTGGGTTACAAACAAGCTATCAGGCATCTGGCATCATTATTCTCCTTGATGTTATCGGAGAACTTTCATCTGTTTATAGTGTATGTGATATTGCAATAATGGGAGGAAGTTTTATCGAGCATGGCGGACAAAATCCACTTGAACCAGCATATTGGGGTAAAGCTATTGTTTGCGGTCCACATATGGAGAACTTTCCTTTTATTGATGAATTCTATAGAACTGGCAGTGCATTAAAAACAGATTCAGATAGTCTCTATGAATCATTGAAAGGTCTTCTTATTTCTCCTGAGAGGATTCTATCAATGGGAAATCTTGCAAAGGAGCTTTATGAGAAAAACTCAGGTGCAGCAGATAAGGCTATAGCGGTGATAGAAAAACATCTATGACATTCCTTGAGTTTCCCTATTACATTGGATATTCTCTTGACAAGTGCTGCAAGCTGAAGCAACAAAAGCGCCTTCCTAATAAGGTCATTAGCATTGGTAATATAACAGTCGGTGGTACAGGCAAGACACCAGCAACCATTGCTATTGCAGAGGAGGCAAAAAGGAGAGGCTTCAGCCCCATAATATTGACAAGGGGATACAGGGGAAAAGTAAAGGGACCAGTTTTTGTGCAGCAATCAAGAGACACTTCACCCCTTCACCCATTCACCTCTTCTTCACGCCTTTATGGTGACGAACCAGTATTAATGGCAGAGAGATTGAAAGATGTTCTGATTGTAAAGTGTGCTGATAGATATGAGGGTGGCATGTTTGCTCTTTCATCAATTCACCGATTCTCACATTTACCTATTATTTTCATTCTCGATGATGGATTCCAGCACTGGAGGCTCTACAGAGATATTGACATTGTCTTAATAGACGGATTGAATCCATTTGGAAATAGGAGATTGCTTCCAATTGGGCCATTAAGAGAGCCGTTGAATGAATTAAAAAGGGCAGATATTTTTGTGGTGACAAAAACAAAAAATAAGGCATTGTCAGATGAGCTTGGAAATATTAATCCTGATACACCTGTTTATTTCTCTGAATATAGAGTGCGCAAGATCATGGATATGGATGGTAATGAATATCCAGTGGAGATGTTAAAGGATAAGAATATTTATGCCTTCTGCGGAATAGCAAACCCTGATTCATTTATGCAAATAGTTCGCTCTATTTGCGGGGATGTTAGAGGTTTTAAGGCTTATAGAGATCATTATTTATATTCTCAAAAAGATATTATCCATCTTACACAACAATGCAAGGTATTGAATTGTGACTTTTTGCTTACAACAGAAAAAGATATGGTAAAAATAAAAGAAATTCAAAATTCAAAGTTCAGAGTTCAAAATATACTGTACCTTGAAGTTGATTTCTGTGCTGAGTCTGAATTTTTCGATTTGATTTTTAAAAGTATCCTTAAAGGGACGAAGCCCCTTTAAGATATTTCCCTGTATAAGAGTATTCGATGTTTTGCAATTCTTTAGGAGTGCCTTCAAATATTATATTCCCCCCTTTATCACCACCCTCTGGTCCCATGTCTATAACCCAATCTGCCTGACTTATAACATCGAGATTGTGCTCTATTATAACCACCGTGTTTCCTGATTCAATCAGCCTTCTTATAATCCTTATAAATTTCAAGACATCATTGTGATGGAGTCCGACGGTTGGTTCATCAAGGATGTAAAGAATGGATTTTCGCGAAGGGGACTGAGTCCCCCTTGTGTCCAATTCCGCACAGATTTTCAATCTCTGTGCCTCTCCTCCTGAAAGGGTTGTGGCTGGCTGTCCGAGTTTGAGATAGCCAAGACCAATATCTTTCATTAATGCAAATTTTGAACTTATTTCATGTATCTCTGAAAAGAACTCAGATGCCTCATCTACTGTCATTTCAAGGACATCGCTTATATTTTTGCCTTTATATGTTACCCTTAAGGCCTCCTTACTATACCTCTTTCCTTTGCAATCTTCACACCTGACAAATATATCTTCAAAGAAGTACATCTCCATTTTTTGATACCCCTCTCCTTTGCATGTCTCACATCGTCCACCGGGAACATTAAATGAGAAAAAGCCCGGGGTATAGCCGTGTGCCTTTGCTTCTACCTGTTCAGAAAAGAGTTTTCTTATTGGATCAAATATTTTAAGATATGTCAATGGATTTGACCTCGGTGTCTTACCAATAGGTGTCTGATCGATGAGTCTAATCCCTCTAATCTTTTCGAGTCCACTAATATTTTTGTATGGCAGAGGATGATCAGATTCGATTCTGAAATGCCGTGCAATAGCAAGGTACAAGGTTTCTACAATAAGGCTGCTCTTCCCAGAACCTGATACACCTGTAACGACTGTGAGGGCGTTAAGTGGAATTTTTAGATTTACATTTTTCAGGTTGTTTCCTGATGCACCATATAAAGCAATTTGATGAGTGAATGGGCGAGTGGGTGAATGAGTGACCATGCCTGTCCGTTTCTCTGTTTCTTCACCTCTGATAAACCGTGCCGTCAATGTATCAGTCTTTAAAAATTCCTCCATCTTGCCTGAAAATATAACCTCTCCACCAAGATGTCCTCCTCCCGGTCCCATTTCTACAACCCAGTCGCTGATAGATATAATATCTTTG from Dissulfurispira thermophila carries:
- the lpxK gene encoding tetraacyldisaccharide 4'-kinase, which translates into the protein MTFLEFPYYIGYSLDKCCKLKQQKRLPNKVISIGNITVGGTGKTPATIAIAEEAKRRGFSPIILTRGYRGKVKGPVFVQQSRDTSPLHPFTSSSRLYGDEPVLMAERLKDVLIVKCADRYEGGMFALSSIHRFSHLPIIFILDDGFQHWRLYRDIDIVLIDGLNPFGNRRLLPIGPLREPLNELKRADIFVVTKTKNKALSDELGNINPDTPVYFSEYRVRKIMDMDGNEYPVEMLKDKNIYAFCGIANPDSFMQIVRSICGDVRGFKAYRDHYLYSQKDIIHLTQQCKVLNCDFLLTTEKDMVKIKEIQNSKFRVQNILYLEVDFCAESEFFDLIFKSILKGTKPL
- a CDS encoding 3-deoxy-D-manno-octulosonic acid transferase, translating into MYLAYNILYLIALFILFPFEYLKRSRELRNRWLKERLGLYKTTPHYSNTPLPCIWIHAVSVGEVIASTPLIKKIKEKYTDADIIISTVTDTGQKVAQERIGNIAKVIYVPFDIPFAINMAVKKIKPSIFIIVETELWPNIIRIMRRNSIPVLLMNGRISEKSFNRYKIFRFFMQDVLNNINILCMQNELYAERMRELGADPNKIKTIGNFKFDTRPSSAVPEWTGIFRRQKTEDREQTNERGFTIISGSTHRTEEDLILNAYMKLRTDFPRLNLIIAPRHPERFREVEELLKKKGLEYVKRSELHNSWFAESSESHRVSGLQTSYQASGIIILLDVIGELSSVYSVCDIAIMGGSFIEHGGQNPLEPAYWGKAIVCGPHMENFPFIDEFYRTGSALKTDSDSLYESLKGLLISPERILSMGNLAKELYEKNSGAADKAIAVIEKHL